The following nucleotide sequence is from Micromonospora sp. WMMD1120.
ACGACTGTCAACCGGATGCCCGCCGCCGCGCTCTACCGCCGCACCCCCGACGACCCGACGTACCGGTTGTTCACCATCGCCGTCCTGCACGTCGTCGACGGCAGGATCGCCGAGCTCACCGGGTTCGACGCGGCCGGCAAACCATGGCTGGACCTGCCCCCGACCCTGTGACCGGACCGGTCCGGTCAGCAGCAACGCCGCCCCGCCCACACCACGGGCGGGGCGGCGTCGACGGTTCAGCGCCTCGTCTCGTACCGGGTCAGCACCACCCCGCCGGGGAACGTCCTCGTCTCCACGAGTCTCAGTTTCACCCAGGTGTCCAGCGTGCTGAAGAACGGCGTGCCGCCGCCCACCAGGACCGGGTAGGTGACCAGGACGTACTCGTCGATCAACCCGGCCCGCATTGCCGCTCCGGCGAGCGTCGCCCCGACGATGTCCATCGGGCCGCCGTCCTCGGCCCTGAGCCGGGTGATCTCGCTGACCGGGTCGCCGGTGACCAGCCGGGTGTTCCAGTCGACAGATCTGGGCGTCGAGGAGAACACCACCTTCGGCATGTCCCGCCAGCGGCCGGCGAACTCGATCTCCGCCGGTGTGGCGCCGGGCCGCTGGTCGGCGGTCGGCCAGTGGGAACTCATCGTCTCCCACAGCTTGCGCCCGTACAGCGCGAGGCTCGTCGCCCCCACCCGGTCGGACCACCACTGGAACAGCTCGTCGCCCGACGACGAGTCCGGACCCTCACCCCCACTCCAGCCGAGGTCACCGGGCGCGGCGATGTAGCCGTCCAGTGTCACGTTCATGCCGAAAATCAGTTTCCGCGTCATGTCAGCCTCCTGTGAGTCGATCACAGGTACAGACGGGCGCGGTCCGAAAAGCTCATCGGTCCACGCGGGCGCGTCGACGTCGGCGTTGTTCGGCGCCGCCGCCCGCGTCCGGCGTCAGAAGGGTCCGCCGGCCCGGCTGGCCTGGTCGATCAGTCCGGCGAGCAGGGCGGTACGCGGGACCACCGTATCGAGGTCCAGCCACTCCGACGGGCTGTGGTCGGCGCCGCCGACCGGGCCCAGCCCGTCCAGCACTGCCGCACCCGCCTCGGCCAGCAGATTCGCGTCGGCACCCCCACCGGTGGCGGTGTGCGACAGCGGGATGCCCAGCGCCGCGCCGACCTTCGCGGCCAGCTCGGTGAGCCAACGGCTGGTGGGGTTCGGCTCCCAGGGTGGGGTCGGCGCGTGCACGACCAGTTCGGCGCGGACCCCGGCGACGATCGGTGCCGCCGCCAGCCGACGGATCTCGGCCAGGGCGGCCTCGTACTCGCCGGTGCGCCAGGCCCGCAGGTCGACCAGCATCCGGGCGCGATCGGCGATCACGTTGGGTCGGTCTCCTGCCCGCAGGTGCCCGACGTTGACCGTCACCCCGGCCCAGCGGCCGTTGAGGGCGTCCAGCGCGACGGTCAGCCGGGCCGCCGCGAGCAACGCGTTGGCGCCGCGCTCCGGCTCGATGCCGGCGTGTGCGGCGCGGCCGTGCAGGGTGACCTCCAGCTCCGCGACACCCTTGCGCGCGGAGACCAGGTCGCCGTTGTCCCGCGCGCACTCCAGACAGAGCGCGAAGTCCACCTGCGATCCGAGGCCCCGAAGGAGGGCCCGGCTGCCGGGCGAGCCGATCTCCTCGTCCGGGGTGCAGACCAGGATCAGCTCGCCGTACTCGGCCAGACCAAGCCCGGTCAGGACCTCGATCGCGGCCAGCCCGGCCAGGACGCCGCCCTTGTCGTCGCTCACCCCCGGGCCGTACGCCCGCCCGTCTCGCACACGGAACGGGCGGGCGGCGGCCGTGCCGGGCGGGAACACCGTGTCCAGGTGGCCCGCGAGCAGGATCCGGCGGGTGCCGCGGCCCCGGCGGCGGGCGGTCAGCACGTCACCCAGCGGTGTGCCCGTCGGGTCGACGACGGGTGTCCGCTCGACCGCCAGGCCGGCGGCCAGGCACCAGGTCTGGACGAGATCGGCGGCGGCGCGCAGCCCGTCGACCTGACCGGACCCGGAGTCGATGCCGACCAGTTCGGCCAGCCGCTTCTCATAGGTCGTGAGCCGGTCGCCGGCGGCGGCAATGAGCAGGTCCATCAGAGCACCTTGTCCAGGAAGGCACGGGTGCGGTCGTGCCGGGGGTTGCTCAGCACCTCCGCCGGTGGACCGGACTCCACGACCACACCGCCGTCGAGGAAGGCGACCGAGTCGGCCACCTCCCGGGCGAAGCCCATCTCATGGGTCACCACGACCATTGTCATACCGTCGACGGCGAGGCCCTTCATCACCTCCAACACGTCACCCACGAGTTCGGGATCGAGCGCCGAGGTGGGCTCGTCGAAGAGCATCAGCTTCGGATGCATGGCCAGCGCCCGGGCGATCGCCACCCGCTGCTGCTGCCCGCCGGAGAGCTGCCCCGGGTACGCCCCCGCCTTCTGCGCCAGTCCGACCCGCTCCAACAGCCGGACGGCTTCGGCGCGGGCCGCCTCGGGGGCGGTGCCGAGCACCCGGATCGGCGCCTCGATCACGTTGCCCAGGGCGGTCAGGTGTGGAAAGAGGTTGAACCGCTGGAACACCATCCCGATGTCCCGCCGACGGCGGGCGACCTCGCGGGGTTTCAGCTCGTACAGCTTCTCGCCGCTGCGGCGGTAGCCGACCAGCTCGCCGTCAACCCAGAGCTGACCGCCGTCGATGCGTTCAAGGTGGTTGACGCAGCGCAGGAAGGTGGACTTGCCGGAGCCCGAGGGGCCGAGCAGGCAGGACACCTCGCCGGGTGCGATCGCGAGGTCGATGCCGCTGAGCACCTCGAGCGGGCCGAACCGTTTGGTGACCGCCTCGGCCCGGACCATTGCCGGCACCGCTGTGGTCGTCGCGGGCCCGACGCCGGGACGTTCGACGGCCGTCATCGCACTCCTCCCCTGCTGAAGCCGCGGCCGAACCGCCGTTCGATCGCCCACTGCCCAGCGGAGAGCAGGCTCACCAGCGCCAGGTACCAGATGGCGGCGACCGTCAGCAGCGGGATCACCTTGTAGTTGCCCTGGTAGACGGTCTGCACGGCGGTCATCAGGTCCCGCCCGGCGATGATCGAGACCAGTGCGGTGGATTTGAGCATGGTGATCGTCTCGTTGCCCATCGGTGGGATGATCACCCGCATCGCCTGGGGCAGCACCACCCGGCGCAGGGTGAGCGTGGGGCTCATGCCGAGCGCCGCGGCCGCCTCGGTCTGGCCCTGGTCGACGGCCAGGATGCCGCCCCGGATGACCTCGCAGGCGTACGCCATCTCGTTGAGCGACAGCGCCAGGACGGCGGCTACCGTGCCGGTGATCACGACGCTGGTCGGCTGGTCGAACAGGACGGTTCCGGTGAACGGCACGCTCAACGTCAGCCGGGGGAAGAGCGCGCCGAGGAACCCGAAGAAGATGATCTGGACGAGCAGGGGTGTGCCGCGGAAGACCCAGACGAAGGCCCAGGAGACGCCGCGCAGCACGGGGTTGGGCGACAGCCGCAGCACGGCGAGCAGGACACCACCGGCTGTGCCCAGCACCATCGCCAGCACGGTGAGCCAGAGCGTGGTGACCACGCCCTCGAGGATGTAGTCCTTGAACAGGTAGTCGCCGATGGTGCCGGGTTCGAGGTTGGGGCTGTCCAGCAGCGCCCGGAGGAACAGGGCCGCCAGGCCGACCACGAGCAGCGCGGTCAGCCAGCGTCCGTAGTGCCGTACGGGGACCACCCGCACGGCCTCGACGTCGCTCATGTCGGAGTCTCCTGGGAAGACGGTGGGCGGTCGCCGGGTGCCTTCCGGGCCCGCCCTCACGGTGTCGAAAGGGGCACCCGGCGACCGCGGTTCAGGGGGTCGCCTCCGCCGGGATCAGTCGATGGCCTGGTCGATCGTGGCCTGCTTGACGGCGATCGGGCTCTGCTTCCACCGGCTGAGGATCTTGGCGTACGTTCCGTCGTCGATCAGCGACTGCACGGCGGCCCGGTACGCCTCGGCGACGTCCTTCTCGCCCTTGCGGAAGCCGAACC
It contains:
- a CDS encoding M20 family metallopeptidase, which codes for MDLLIAAAGDRLTTYEKRLAELVGIDSGSGQVDGLRAAADLVQTWCLAAGLAVERTPVVDPTGTPLGDVLTARRRGRGTRRILLAGHLDTVFPPGTAAARPFRVRDGRAYGPGVSDDKGGVLAGLAAIEVLTGLGLAEYGELILVCTPDEEIGSPGSRALLRGLGSQVDFALCLECARDNGDLVSARKGVAELEVTLHGRAAHAGIEPERGANALLAAARLTVALDALNGRWAGVTVNVGHLRAGDRPNVIADRARMLVDLRAWRTGEYEAALAEIRRLAAAPIVAGVRAELVVHAPTPPWEPNPTSRWLTELAAKVGAALGIPLSHTATGGGADANLLAEAGAAVLDGLGPVGGADHSPSEWLDLDTVVPRTALLAGLIDQASRAGGPF
- a CDS encoding dihydrofolate reductase family protein is translated as MTRKLIFGMNVTLDGYIAAPGDLGWSGGEGPDSSSGDELFQWWSDRVGATSLALYGRKLWETMSSHWPTADQRPGATPAEIEFAGRWRDMPKVVFSSTPRSVDWNTRLVTGDPVSEITRLRAEDGGPMDIVGATLAGAAMRAGLIDEYVLVTYPVLVGGGTPFFSTLDTWVKLRLVETRTFPGGVVLTRYETRR
- a CDS encoding amino acid ABC transporter permease, giving the protein MSDVEAVRVVPVRHYGRWLTALLVVGLAALFLRALLDSPNLEPGTIGDYLFKDYILEGVVTTLWLTVLAMVLGTAGGVLLAVLRLSPNPVLRGVSWAFVWVFRGTPLLVQIIFFGFLGALFPRLTLSVPFTGTVLFDQPTSVVITGTVAAVLALSLNEMAYACEVIRGGILAVDQGQTEAAAALGMSPTLTLRRVVLPQAMRVIIPPMGNETITMLKSTALVSIIAGRDLMTAVQTVYQGNYKVIPLLTVAAIWYLALVSLLSAGQWAIERRFGRGFSRGGVR
- a CDS encoding amino acid ABC transporter ATP-binding protein, giving the protein MTAVERPGVGPATTTAVPAMVRAEAVTKRFGPLEVLSGIDLAIAPGEVSCLLGPSGSGKSTFLRCVNHLERIDGGQLWVDGELVGYRRSGEKLYELKPREVARRRRDIGMVFQRFNLFPHLTALGNVIEAPIRVLGTAPEAARAEAVRLLERVGLAQKAGAYPGQLSGGQQQRVAIARALAMHPKLMLFDEPTSALDPELVGDVLEVMKGLAVDGMTMVVVTHEMGFAREVADSVAFLDGGVVVESGPPAEVLSNPRHDRTRAFLDKVL